The following nucleotide sequence is from Phycisphaerae bacterium.
AGTCCAGCAGCGGATGGCTCGCCACCGCCGCCAGCACGCAGCCGAACAGCCAGCCGAAACCCGGACCCGCCCGCCGTTCCTGAACCTCCGCCGGTTCCCACAGACTCCGCCGGAACCACCACCAGGCCGCCGCGATCGCCAGGGCGATCAGCGGCACGATCAGCAGCGAATGGCTCAGCCCGCGATGCCCCACGATCCGCGCCATCTCCGCCGACTCCGACCCGCTGAGCCCCACAATCGGCCCCAGCAGAAAATCCAGGTCCGGCGCCACCGCCGCGGCCGCCGCCACCAGCGTCGCGTCCCGCCCGATCCGCTGGCGGAACCCCAACTGGGCCGTCACCGCCCCCAACAATCCCTGCGTGATCGTGTCCATACCCGTATCTTAGCCGATGCGAACGCGAATGTCGCTAGGCGTCGGATGCGTCACGCTCCCCCTTCGCGGCATCGCGACTCCCGCCTCGCTGGAAGATGCCCGCTGCGTCCGTCAGCACCAGCACCGCGATCAGCCCAAGATACCCCCACCCAACTACCCTCGCGAACATATACCCTCCACGTACAAACACCGTCCGATCGTCCCGCAGCGGCACCGATCCGACGATGAACCCGTCGCCCTCCTCCTGCGTCCGATCGTCCACCACCTTGCCGCGCGGGTCGATGATCTGCGAAATCCCGGAACTGGCCGCGCACACCGCCGCCCGCCGCAGCTCGATGCACCGGAACGGAATCATCGCCGCCTGCTGATGACGCTGTTGGGCGGGCCAGTCCTTGGGATTCATGATCGGGATCAGCAGCAGCCTCGCCCCCATCGCCACCGGCCGACGGCACACGTCCGTGAAATCCGCGTCGTAGCAGATGCACGTGCCGATCCTGCCGAACTGCGTCTCGGCTACAACCTGCTCGGCCGCTGGGTTGCCGTCGCTGTACATCGGCACCGGCACCACCTTCGCCTGCCGCGAGAGGATCTGCCCGTCCGGCCCGAACAGCACGGCGGTGTTGTCGAACGGACAACTCGCCGCCGGACGCGACGTCGTGCCGATATCCGCGCCCACGCAGATGTAGACGTCGCGACGATCCGCTATTCGCGAAAGCCGCTTGAACGCCTCGTGCTCCTCCGAGTACACGTCCACCAGGGCGTGCTCCGGCAGAACGACGATCTTCGGATGCGTCGGCGTGCCCAAAGCCTGCCGGATCAGCCCGAAATGCCTCCCAAAATCCGCATCTTCCGTCTGCACCGCCGCCGCCATCACGTAGCCGGCCGGGCGGCCCAACTCGTACCCGCCCGCCGTGGCCGCCACCGTCACCGCCGCGACCACCGCCAGCACCGCCGTCCACCCCTGGCGCCGCTGGGTCGCCAGCACCGCGTACGCCAACGCCGCGTTCACCGCCGCCACCGCCAGCGTCACCAGGTACACGCCGCCCAACGACGCCATCTGCGCCGCCCACGGATTGCCCGCCTGGCTGTACCCGAACCCGGCGTACGCGAACCGCCACAGCGCCAACCCCTCGCTGCGAAGAATCTCCTGCCCCGTCAACGCCAGCGGTGCCGCCCACAGCATCGCCGCCAATCCGAACCGGTCCGTCAGCCGCTTGCCCACCAGAACCGCCACCGCCATCCATACCGACAAGATGCCGATCACCGCCCACCCCATCGGGCCCACCACGTCGCACACCCAGCCCAGCGTCAGACGGTAGTACATCAGGCCGAACGCCAAGCCGCACAACGCCGCTGTCCGGCCCGAAACCCTCGGCAGCATCAGCAAAAGCGGCACCAGCGCGAACCAACCCACGAAATGCCATTCCAGCGGCCAATAGCAGGTCGCCATCAACCCGCCCGAAACCAACGCCGCCGCCAACCCGATCAGCCAACGCCACCCGCTGCGACCGCCCGTCCTGGATCCGTCCGCCGGGGTCAAACCGCCATCCATGACTCTCTACCTCCACCAGCACGTGAACAAACATAAGCAAGACACATGCCGCGACTTCCGCGCATACCGTTAACGTTCATCCACAGTATACACGGCACAAACAGACAGGTTCCAAGCCGCCTCGAACCTTTCCGAGAAAAGCCCCGCCTACCGCTGGCCGACGTGGCCAAGCACGTCCTGGACCTTCTGGTCCATCGCCCGCTGGTCGGCGTCGAAGCTGTTCCACCCCGCCAGGTTCATCAGCGTATCCAACCCGATCCGCTTGGCCTTCAGCTCGTCCCGCCACGTCGCCAGGTCCGGAATCTTGCCCTCCTCGGCGCTGGTCCGGATCTGCTCCGGCGCCCACCGCACCAGCAGGTCGCCCTGTTTGTGCCGGGCCAGGAAGTCGATCAGGTCGTCCGGCGTGAAACGGTCCAGGTCCTGCTTCTCCAACTCGTCCACACACGCCCGCAGCCGGTCGTTGACCGACCAGAGCGTGTCCAGCCGGACCAACTCCGGATCGACCCCCTCGTACAGCGGAGGCCAGTAGTTCTCGCCCGTCCGGTTCGTCAGGTCCTCCGGCCGAGCGCCCATCGCCAGGAACTCCCGCGCCACCTTCGGCGGTATCGTCATCACGTCGATCCCCGCCAGATCGATCACCTGACGCCCCTGCCGCAAGCTCGCCCCGATCTGGTGCGACGGCACCTTCTGAGTCTGCCGCAGCAGGACCATGAACGTCTGGGAAGTCAGCGTCGCCCGCTCGCCCACGTAGCTGCCGTCGCCCAGCTTGTTGTCGGCCACCACGCTGTTGAGCCGCCCGAGGAACACGTTCACGTACGCCGGACGCCCGATCCGTGCGATCAGGTAGTTCTGACGCCCCGAAAAACCCAGCGTGTGGTTCACCGGAATCCCCTCCGCCGCCACCTTTCGCGTCGCCAGCAAACCCGCCGCGGAGAACGGAATCTTCACGTAGAACCGCTCCGGACAGATCGCATGGTACCGCCGGGCGTACTCCACCGACCCGTCCACGTCGTGCGTCAGGTCCGTGTGCTCCTCGACCGAGACGAACGCGTCAAACCTCTCCACCAGCCGCAGGCCGTGACGCGCGTTGAGGATAAACGCCAACTCCAGCTTCCGCTCCTGATCCGTCAGGTCCGGAAACTCATCCAGCAGTTTCGCCGCACGCTCGATCAGCTCGTCGTAGACGCCGCTCTGGACCTCCTTGTTCAGCAGCGTATTGTTCGTGGTCAGCGCGCTGAACTCCCGCGTCCAGAGCTCCTCCGCTTCGGCGATGTTCCCGGTATCCAGCCACAGCTCCGTCCCCAACTCCCGCAACCGCCGCCACAGCGGATGACTCCCAAACGTCCCGTTGAGCTGACCGAAGCTCGGCGAAAACCCCTCCCGCACAAACCCCGCCACCCGTTCCGCCAATTCCGTCCCAAACCCCGTCCTCGACATGGCCATACCTCCCCGAACGCCTCTTGTTCACTGAATTCTACTTGCCCCGCACAAGCAAAACCAACCCGCCTGAGCAAGATCAATGCATACGATAGCTCTCTCGATCCGTCAGAAACCTGAACGAGTCTCGTTTCAAAAGCTCTCGCCGTCGTACCGGTCGATCCGGATCATCTCCGCTTCGGGTTTGCGCCGGTCCTGCTGCACCGGGGCGATCAGGCCGGCCTGCTTGGGATAGCCCAGCGGCGTCAGCGCCACCACCTTCACCTCCTCCGGCACGCCCAGTATCTGCTTGACCTGCGCCTCGTCGAACGCACCGATCCAACACGTGCCCAATCCCTCCGCCGCCGCGGCCAGCGTCAGGTGGTCCAGCGCGATCGCCACGTCCACGTCCACGCTGCTGCCGTAACCACCCATCTTCTTGTACGCCTCATCCGCCCGGCCGCACCCGGCCACGATCACCGGGGCCTCCGCCATCCACATCTGCTCACGGCACGCCCGCGCCACCTGCTGTCGCAAGCCTTCGTCCATCACGAAAATGAACCGCCACGGCTGATGGTTGCACGCCGACGGGGCGTACCGCAGGGCCTTGCGCATCCGCTCCAGTACGTCCTTCTCGATCGCTTTGCAGCAGTACTGCCGGACGCTTCGACGGTATCGGATCGCTTCCATCACGTGCATGCAACACCTCCTTGGTTTGCCCGAACCCCACTTGCCAGCCCATTGTAACCGCCAACCCGCCCGCCGAAAAGCATTTGACGGTGCGATCACGAGGCCCGCAGGAAGAGCTGGTGCACAAACGCCCCCGCCAACCACAGCCCAAAGCTCACTCCCAGCACCGCTGAAAGCGGCAAGCCGCGCCGAAACGCCACATACGCCCCGGCAAAAAACAGCAGACTCGGCCAGACGCCCCAGAACGCCCCCTTCGCGTAGCCGGACATCACCCCGTAGTCCCCCGGTTTGTCCGTCCACAGCCACACCAGCACGATCGCCCCGGTCAGCGGCATCGTGGCAATCAGCCCCGACAGGCTTGGCACCCGCCGCCCGATCTGCGTCGCCGCCACGATTACCACCACGCTGATCGCCAGCTTTAAGGCAAACTGCATCGGCCACCTCCCAGTTCCGCGAACCCGAAGTCTCAGATTTCAGATCGCCACCTTCACCCCCGCGCCGCTTCGCCCATTGTATCGCACCGACCCGTCCATCAACACCCACGGTACCGCGTCTCTGTGCCTGTTTTGTGCAACCGGCACGGGCCGTTCGGCATGCCGCCGGCCCGCCAAGCGGGCATCGCGAACAAAGCTATCATAACGGCTTATACGCATGATAGTTACAATTACCAACAAAAGCCGGCATCGCCCACCTCTTGACTCGCCCGCCAGAATCGCTATACTGAAACCAGACACACAATCGACACAGGAAATCGCCCATGCCCACAGCTACGCGACACGCCTCGCGAACGAGGCTTCGAAAACACCTGGAGCAGCAGCTCATGGTCTTGCGGCCGGGTGAGCCGCTGCCGCCGGTTCGCCAGTTGATCGAGAGTTGCGGGACGAGTCGAGCCCGGCTTGAGGGGTTGCTGGCGGAGTTGTCGGCGGAGGGGCTGATCGAACGGCGGCCGCGTCAGGGCATCTTCAAAGCCGCCGGCGCCGCTGGCGGCAGCCTCGTCTCGATGGTCGATCTGGTCGCCTGCGGGCGGACCGGCGACGTGCGGACCGAGGGCACCTTCTCGGCTGAGCTGCTGGAGGCCGTCACCACCCAGGCCAGCCGGCGCGGCATGGGGGTCCGCCTCCACCAGTTCTGGGTCGGCGACCGCCTCGCCGACTACGAAGCCCTCGCCGTCCGCAGCGACGTGCGGGCGTGTCTGCTTCTGGGCCTGCACATTCCTGAACTGGCCACCCTCCTGAACGACCAGCACATCGCGTGGGTCTCGATCTTCCCTCAGACGCAGTTCGCCCTCAGCCGCACCGTTCTGGACTCCCCGAGAATCCCCGAGATCCACCTGCGACACCTGTGGGGACTCGGCCATCGCCGGATCGCCTACCTCGACCGCCTCAACGAGCAGGCTCCCTCGCGGGCCCACCGCATCCGGCGCGAAGCCTTCTACCGTCTGATGGCTGAGCGCGGCCTGCGGGTCGCCCCGCACTGGGTCGCCAACGGCTGGTTCGACGAAGCGGCGTGCCTGGCCGCTTTGGAAGGCATCTTCTCGGAGCCGCCGCATCCGACCGCCATCGTCGCCTACGATCCGCACCTCTCGACCATCTACCGATTCCTGGAACGCCGCGGCCTGAAGATCGCCGAAGACGTATCGGTGATCGGCACCGACGACCTGGCCATCACCGCCACGCTCCACCCGCCGGCCACCACCGTCCGCAACTCGCGCCGCATCGCCGCCGAGATCGCCATGGACATGCTCGATCGGATTCTCGCCGGCCAGGAGGTCAACGAGAACCGCGAGGTCCCGGTCGAACTGGTCGTCCGCCAATCGACCGGAAGGGTGAGGAATTGCTGATTGTTGATTGATGATTGATGATTTGAGGAAGAGTGCGAATATGAAACGTCGGATTGCCTTTTCCACAAATTTGAAATCCGAAATTCGACATTCGAAATCATTCACGTTGATCGAGCTCCTGGTGGTGGTGGCGATCATTGCGGTTCTGGTGGCCATTCTGCTACCCGCCCTCACGGCCGCCAGGGAGCTGTCGAAGTCCGCTTTCTGTCAGAATAACCTGCGTCAACTCGGCTGGGCGTGCCAGTTCTATCTGGAGGACAACGCCGACCGTTTCCCCTACGCGATGGATTCCAGCCAGTCCGGCTGGGGATGGTCGGGCTACTGGATGCGACAGCTCTCCGATTACATCGCCGTCGAGCAGGTCCAGTCCAGCGGCGTGGTCATCGACGGGTCCACCGTCCTGATGTGCCCCTCGACCCAAAATCCCGCTTACCCGCAGGGCGACTACAAACCCGGGCGTCTCGAATACGACCGCAGCCGGTTCGGTGCGGTCGGCTATCTGCACCAGCTTCAGAACAACCCATCCTACGGCCTGCGCTACGGCGAGATGACCTACCCGCCCAGCAACGCCGTCTGGATCCTCGACGGCCGCAACGACGGCGCTTTCTTCAACGCGATCGTCGATGTGCGCAGCTACACCTACATACAGAACCAGATCAGCGACCGCCATCGCGGGTTCACCAACATCGTGTGGCTCGACTGGCACGTCTCGCCCAAACCGATGGAACAGGTCGACCGGCCGGACTTCCGCGTCAAAGACTGATCGCCGCACAGCGGAAGGTAACTTATCTCCACAGGAGACCCTCGAATGCGTTTGACCTTGAT
It contains:
- a CDS encoding transaldolase, with protein sequence MSRTGFGTELAERVAGFVREGFSPSFGQLNGTFGSHPLWRRLRELGTELWLDTGNIAEAEELWTREFSALTTNNTLLNKEVQSGVYDELIERAAKLLDEFPDLTDQERKLELAFILNARHGLRLVERFDAFVSVEEHTDLTHDVDGSVEYARRYHAICPERFYVKIPFSAAGLLATRKVAAEGIPVNHTLGFSGRQNYLIARIGRPAYVNVFLGRLNSVVADNKLGDGSYVGERATLTSQTFMVLLRQTQKVPSHQIGASLRQGRQVIDLAGIDVMTIPPKVAREFLAMGARPEDLTNRTGENYWPPLYEGVDPELVRLDTLWSVNDRLRACVDELEKQDLDRFTPDDLIDFLARHKQGDLLVRWAPEQIRTSAEEGKIPDLATWRDELKAKRIGLDTLMNLAGWNSFDADQRAMDQKVQDVLGHVGQR
- a CDS encoding nitroreductase; translation: MHVMEAIRYRRSVRQYCCKAIEKDVLERMRKALRYAPSACNHQPWRFIFVMDEGLRQQVARACREQMWMAEAPVIVAGCGRADEAYKKMGGYGSSVDVDVAIALDHLTLAAAAEGLGTCWIGAFDEAQVKQILGVPEEVKVVALTPLGYPKQAGLIAPVQQDRRKPEAEMIRIDRYDGESF
- a CDS encoding DUF3147 family protein produces the protein MQFALKLAISVVVIVAATQIGRRVPSLSGLIATMPLTGAIVLVWLWTDKPGDYGVMSGYAKGAFWGVWPSLLFFAGAYVAFRRGLPLSAVLGVSFGLWLAGAFVHQLFLRAS
- a CDS encoding substrate-binding domain-containing protein — translated: MPTATRHASRTRLRKHLEQQLMVLRPGEPLPPVRQLIESCGTSRARLEGLLAELSAEGLIERRPRQGIFKAAGAAGGSLVSMVDLVACGRTGDVRTEGTFSAELLEAVTTQASRRGMGVRLHQFWVGDRLADYEALAVRSDVRACLLLGLHIPELATLLNDQHIAWVSIFPQTQFALSRTVLDSPRIPEIHLRHLWGLGHRRIAYLDRLNEQAPSRAHRIRREAFYRLMAERGLRVAPHWVANGWFDEAACLAALEGIFSEPPHPTAIVAYDPHLSTIYRFLERRGLKIAEDVSVIGTDDLAITATLHPPATTVRNSRRIAAEIAMDMLDRILAGQEVNENREVPVELVVRQSTGRVRNC
- a CDS encoding prepilin-type N-terminal cleavage/methylation domain-containing protein; protein product: MKRRIAFSTNLKSEIRHSKSFTLIELLVVVAIIAVLVAILLPALTAARELSKSAFCQNNLRQLGWACQFYLEDNADRFPYAMDSSQSGWGWSGYWMRQLSDYIAVEQVQSSGVVIDGSTVLMCPSTQNPAYPQGDYKPGRLEYDRSRFGAVGYLHQLQNNPSYGLRYGEMTYPPSNAVWILDGRNDGAFFNAIVDVRSYTYIQNQISDRHRGFTNIVWLDWHVSPKPMEQVDRPDFRVKD